One genomic region from Candidatus Amarolinea dominans encodes:
- a CDS encoding DUF3090 domain-containing protein, whose amino-acid sequence MPQFDYDFDPVSRITVGAIGRPGQRDFYLQARSGLRVVTLKIEKQQVQALAIGISQLLEQVGDVLPQLRTDLVNVNNPRMTLEEPVYPAFMIGQIGLGYDEARALVIIIAQELVVEDAEGSSQAALARFVAGREMMRDFSEHALALVAAGRPTCPLCGQPIDPRGHFCPPSNGHSTSLIQ is encoded by the coding sequence ATGCCGCAGTTTGATTACGATTTTGATCCGGTATCTCGCATCACCGTTGGCGCCATTGGCCGGCCGGGCCAACGCGACTTCTACTTGCAGGCGCGTAGCGGCCTGCGCGTGGTGACGTTGAAAATTGAAAAACAGCAGGTACAGGCGCTGGCGATCGGCATCTCCCAGTTGCTCGAACAGGTTGGGGATGTGCTCCCCCAACTGCGCACCGATTTGGTCAACGTCAACAACCCGCGCATGACCCTGGAGGAGCCGGTCTATCCGGCCTTTATGATCGGGCAGATTGGCTTGGGCTACGATGAGGCACGCGCCCTGGTGATCATCATTGCGCAGGAGTTGGTGGTTGAGGATGCCGAAGGCAGCAGTCAGGCGGCCCTGGCTCGCTTTGTGGCCGGGCGTGAGATGATGCGCGACTTCAGCGAACATGCCCTGGCCCTGGTGGCGGCGGGGCGCCCCACCTGCCCGCTATGCGGTCAGCCCATTGACCCACGCGGGCATTTTTGCCCTCCCAGCAATGGACACAGCACTTCGTTGATCCAGTAG
- a CDS encoding MSMEG_4193 family putative phosphomutase — MTTLLLVRHATNDWVGERLAGWTPGVHLNAAGQQQAHELAERLAHIPIKAIYSSPLERALETAAPLADRLRLPVEQDPDLGEVYYGQWTGMPLKAMRETDLWPLLMIAPSLARFPDGESLLEAQTRVIGALERLRRTHPDDTILVVSHADILKAAVAHYLGLHLDLFQRLVISPASVTVLRFAAPGHARLEHFNDTGVLPSFVEEQQKIP, encoded by the coding sequence TTGACCACTCTTCTTCTTGTACGACATGCCACCAACGATTGGGTTGGTGAGCGCCTGGCCGGATGGACACCTGGTGTCCATCTCAACGCGGCTGGTCAGCAGCAGGCGCATGAGTTAGCAGAGCGCCTGGCGCACATTCCGATCAAAGCGATTTACAGCAGCCCGCTGGAGCGCGCCCTGGAAACCGCGGCGCCCCTGGCTGACCGCCTGCGCTTGCCTGTGGAACAGGATCCTGACCTGGGCGAAGTGTACTATGGGCAATGGACAGGCATGCCACTCAAGGCGATGCGCGAGACCGATCTCTGGCCGCTGCTGATGATCGCGCCCAGCCTGGCGCGCTTTCCTGATGGCGAGAGTCTGCTGGAGGCGCAAACGCGCGTCATTGGTGCGCTGGAACGCTTGCGCAGAACGCATCCAGATGATACTATTCTGGTCGTGTCGCACGCTGACATTCTCAAGGCGGCCGTGGCCCATTACCTCGGCCTGCATCTGGATCTGTTTCAGCGACTCGTGATTAGCCCGGCGTCCGTCACTGTGCTGCGTTTTGCAGCGCCTGGCCACGCTCGCCTGGAACATTTCAATGACACAGGCGTGCTGCCCAGTTTTGTGGAAGAACAGCAGAAAATTCCGTAA